The Prochlorococcus sp. MIT 1300 genome has a window encoding:
- a CDS encoding pseudouridine synthase: MGEQRLQKLISASRLCSRRSAEIFILESRIKVNGQIAQIGDKADPDIDEITMDGVRVTINMKPRVVLLNKPSGIITSCHDPQGRRTVLNLLPKKVSQGLHPVGRLDFNSRGALLLTNIGDLTLQLTHPSYSHPKTYMVWVQGLPSEDSLKRWREGIDLDGKKTLKAKVILLKTYRNQSLLKVIMKEGRNRQIRRIAELLHHPVVDLQRIAISNISIEDISEGDWRELKKKEWSKLIQNNKSTKAE, from the coding sequence ATGGGAGAGCAAAGGCTGCAGAAGTTAATATCAGCATCAAGGCTTTGCTCAAGGCGAAGTGCGGAGATTTTTATACTAGAGTCTAGAATCAAAGTAAATGGTCAGATTGCCCAGATAGGCGACAAAGCAGATCCAGATATTGATGAGATAACAATGGATGGTGTACGAGTAACTATTAACATGAAACCAAGAGTTGTTCTATTAAACAAACCATCGGGAATAATTACCTCCTGTCACGACCCACAAGGTAGAAGAACTGTCTTAAACCTATTACCAAAAAAAGTTTCGCAAGGTTTACATCCAGTGGGGAGACTTGATTTCAATAGTCGGGGAGCTTTATTACTTACAAATATAGGTGATTTAACATTACAACTTACTCATCCAAGTTATTCACACCCAAAAACATATATGGTCTGGGTTCAAGGACTACCTTCTGAAGATTCCTTAAAAAGGTGGCGAGAAGGGATAGACCTAGATGGCAAAAAGACTTTAAAGGCAAAAGTAATTCTACTTAAGACCTACAGAAATCAAAGCCTTTTAAAAGTTATCATGAAAGAAGGAAGAAACAGGCAAATTCGCAGAATAGCAGAACTATTGCATCACCCAGTGGTAGATCTTCAGCGAATAGCTATTTCGAATATTTCAATAGAAGATATTTCGGAAGGCGACTGGAGAGAATTAAAGAAGAAAGAATGGTCCAAGTTGATTCAGAATAATAAAAGTACTAAGGCGGAATAA
- a CDS encoding helix-turn-helix domain-containing protein, with the protein MKLNLSWLKSSFSSYQESNNGSKSDSKLLEAGKKLRTRREELGISLSGLAKRTRITTAVLEAIEMGWQRKLPEPAYLSSMLYLLENELGLARGELRGALKGGVKKQSNNNAKNINKFSLENIEVLTTWQGSIVYIFIMLSSLFAINHQQRLLSSLNSKTLEPIKVKLNFDASSRLIDNLDGYRPIEGSKARKPDDWFEVALDQLRIQRKKGWLEIKLNQKANIRLLSAGGDQAKLEKLKGEIRLELRPPIMLLIEPPPGKSDSIIWEGENYLHEPGTPGLYRFSEGLTKPKEDSKDLFQKTPLSP; encoded by the coding sequence ATGAAACTAAACTTAAGTTGGTTAAAATCAAGCTTTTCAAGCTATCAAGAGTCAAATAATGGGAGCAAGTCCGATAGTAAGTTATTAGAAGCTGGTAAAAAGTTGCGTACTCGTAGAGAAGAACTGGGCATAAGTCTTTCAGGCCTAGCTAAACGAACTCGAATTACTACAGCTGTGTTGGAAGCAATTGAAATGGGTTGGCAAAGAAAACTTCCAGAGCCAGCTTATCTTTCTTCAATGCTTTATTTACTTGAAAATGAGCTCGGGCTTGCCCGTGGAGAATTAAGAGGTGCTCTAAAGGGAGGAGTTAAAAAACAATCAAATAATAATGCTAAAAATATAAATAAATTCTCACTGGAGAATATAGAAGTCCTAACAACATGGCAAGGCAGTATAGTCTACATATTCATAATGTTATCAAGTTTATTTGCGATCAACCATCAACAAAGACTTCTTTCATCACTTAATAGCAAAACTCTAGAACCAATAAAGGTTAAACTTAATTTTGACGCCTCTAGTAGGCTAATTGATAATTTAGATGGGTATAGGCCAATAGAGGGAAGCAAGGCAAGAAAACCAGATGATTGGTTTGAAGTAGCACTTGACCAACTTAGAATACAAAGAAAAAAAGGTTGGTTAGAAATTAAACTCAATCAGAAAGCCAATATAAGGCTTCTAAGTGCTGGAGGAGATCAAGCCAAGCTAGAAAAACTGAAAGGTGAAATAAGGTTGGAGTTAAGACCACCGATAATGCTCCTAATTGAACCGCCTCCTGGTAAAAGCGACAGTATTATTTGGGAAGGAGAAAACTATCTTCACGAACCAGGTACTCCAGGCCTTTATAGGTTTTCTGAGGGCCTAACTAAACCAAAGGAAGATTCAAAAGACCTTTTCCAAAAAACACCTCTTTCTCCATAA
- the malQ gene encoding 4-alpha-glucanotransferase, translating into MSTLDQKPVRTLGVLLHPTALPSSPGCGSLGSPSREWLKLLANNQIGVWQVLPLSPPDKTGSPYSSPSSFALNPMLLDARDLVDQGFLPENALDDFFVGSVESSSVDFRYAESRAEKLGHLLRRFWPDQSKERHLEFNDWSRDQFWLEDHSCFMELRRQYDGLPWWEWPVQFAQRHRKYLTRWRMQNEHNLLEHSLLQWHLDRQLISIKKLARELGVVLFGDLPFYVARDSADVWSNRGLFSILKDGELKVQSGVPPDYFSSTGQLWGTPIYRWHIHHLNRFRWWRRRFARQLKQVDLLRIDHFRALVEYWEVSGSSLTAENGSWKKSPGKSLLELLQKDCMGPLPLVAEDLGVITPEVEALRDKFQLPGMKILQFAFNGDLENPYLPENIKGNRWVIYTGTHDNQTTISWWNESDEQTKDRVRSRFGGSVDAPGWQLLELALSSEACLTVAPLQDLLHLDDDSRFNTPGTVGNNWKWRLRSFDSEICGALKGYGERGVFWKRSFESSFGLVRPSENL; encoded by the coding sequence ATGTCTACATTGGATCAAAAACCTGTTCGTACTTTAGGCGTTTTGCTTCATCCCACAGCATTGCCTTCTAGTCCAGGTTGCGGAAGTTTGGGCAGCCCTTCAAGGGAATGGTTGAAGCTACTTGCAAACAACCAGATTGGAGTTTGGCAGGTTTTGCCTTTATCTCCCCCAGATAAAACTGGCTCTCCATATAGCTCTCCATCAAGTTTTGCTCTAAATCCTATGTTGTTGGATGCTCGCGATTTGGTTGATCAAGGCTTCCTCCCAGAAAACGCGTTAGATGATTTTTTTGTTGGATCAGTAGAAAGTAGCTCTGTTGATTTCCGATATGCAGAATCCCGAGCAGAGAAATTGGGACATTTATTGAGGAGATTTTGGCCAGATCAGAGTAAGGAAAGACATCTAGAATTTAATGATTGGAGTCGAGATCAATTCTGGCTAGAGGACCATAGTTGTTTTATGGAACTCCGTCGTCAATATGACGGACTTCCTTGGTGGGAATGGCCAGTTCAGTTCGCGCAACGTCATAGGAAATACTTAACCCGATGGAGAATGCAAAATGAGCATAATTTATTGGAACATTCTCTTTTGCAATGGCATCTTGACCGTCAACTGATATCAATTAAAAAGCTCGCTCGGGAATTGGGAGTGGTTTTGTTTGGTGACTTACCTTTTTATGTTGCAAGAGATAGTGCGGACGTTTGGAGTAACCGTGGTCTATTTTCGATACTTAAAGATGGGGAACTAAAGGTTCAGAGTGGTGTGCCGCCTGATTATTTTTCAAGTACGGGTCAATTGTGGGGTACACCTATTTACAGGTGGCACATTCACCATCTAAATCGTTTTCGATGGTGGAGACGTCGATTTGCTCGACAATTAAAACAAGTAGATTTATTGCGCATAGATCATTTTAGAGCCCTTGTTGAGTATTGGGAAGTATCTGGATCAAGTCTTACAGCAGAAAATGGATCATGGAAGAAATCACCAGGCAAGTCTCTACTTGAATTATTACAAAAAGATTGTATGGGCCCACTACCTCTGGTGGCAGAAGATCTAGGAGTTATCACTCCCGAGGTTGAGGCCTTAAGGGATAAATTTCAATTGCCTGGAATGAAAATCCTTCAATTTGCATTTAATGGTGATTTGGAGAATCCCTATTTACCTGAAAATATTAAAGGTAATCGCTGGGTAATTTATACAGGAACACATGATAATCAAACAACAATATCTTGGTGGAATGAATCAGATGAACAAACCAAAGATAGAGTTCGCTCAAGATTTGGAGGCTCTGTCGATGCCCCAGGCTGGCAATTGCTTGAACTTGCATTATCTAGTGAGGCCTGTTTAACAGTTGCGCCTTTGCAGGATTTGCTTCATTTAGACGATGATTCTCGTTTTAACACTCCAGGAACAGTCGGTAATAATTGGAAATGGAGGTTAAGGTCTTTTGATTCAGAAATCTGTGGAGCTCTTAAAGGTTATGGAGAAAGAGGTGTTTTTTGGAAAAGGTCTTTTGAATCTTCCTTTGGTTTAGTTAGGCCCTCAGAAAACCTATAA
- a CDS encoding ribose-phosphate pyrophosphokinase produces MTSFLTAARGEQESIKHDTSRLRLFSGTSNPALAREIAAYLGVTDGPLVCKQFADGELYVQIQQSIRGCDVFLVQPTCAPVNDNLMELMIMVDACKRASARQVTAVIPYYGYARADRKTAGRESITAKLTANLLVKSGVDRVLAMDLHSAQIQGYFDIPCDHIYGSPVLVDYLSTKELGEIVVVSPDVGGVARARAFAKQMRGAPLAIIDKRRSAHNIAESLTVIGDVKDKTAILIDDMIDTGGTICAGAELLREQGAQRVIACASHAVFSPPACKRLSEKGLFEQVVVTNSVPIEKERQFSQLKVLSVANMLGEAIWRIHEESSISSMFR; encoded by the coding sequence GTGACTAGCTTCTTAACTGCAGCCCGTGGAGAACAAGAGAGCATTAAGCATGACACGAGTCGTCTAAGGCTTTTCAGTGGGACGTCTAATCCTGCCCTGGCAAGGGAAATAGCGGCATACCTAGGTGTAACTGATGGGCCACTTGTCTGTAAGCAGTTTGCAGATGGAGAGCTCTACGTTCAAATTCAACAATCAATTCGTGGGTGTGATGTTTTCCTTGTCCAACCAACTTGTGCTCCAGTGAATGACAACCTAATGGAATTGATGATCATGGTTGACGCTTGCAAAAGAGCGTCAGCCAGACAGGTCACTGCTGTTATCCCTTATTACGGCTACGCAAGGGCAGATCGAAAAACTGCAGGCAGAGAATCCATTACTGCAAAGTTGACAGCCAACCTTCTCGTTAAGTCAGGAGTTGATAGGGTTTTAGCAATGGACTTGCACTCTGCACAAATTCAAGGTTACTTTGATATCCCCTGTGACCACATTTATGGTTCACCAGTCCTCGTTGACTACCTATCAACAAAAGAACTAGGCGAAATAGTAGTAGTTTCACCTGACGTCGGAGGGGTTGCTAGAGCAAGAGCTTTTGCAAAACAAATGCGTGGAGCACCTCTTGCAATAATTGATAAGCGTCGTTCAGCTCATAACATTGCTGAAAGTCTTACTGTAATTGGGGATGTAAAGGATAAGACAGCAATTCTTATTGACGACATGATCGATACAGGAGGAACAATTTGTGCAGGTGCAGAATTACTTAGAGAACAAGGAGCCCAACGTGTAATTGCTTGTGCCTCCCATGCTGTTTTCTCACCGCCAGCATGCAAAAGACTTTCGGAAAAAGGACTTTTTGAGCAGGTTGTAGTTACTAATAGTGTTCCAATTGAAAAAGAAAGGCAGTTTTCACAATTAAAGGTCCTTTCGGTTGCGAATATGTTAGGCGAGGCTATTTGGCGAATACATGAAGAAAGTTCAATTAGCTCAATGTTTAGGTAG
- the pepN gene encoding aminopeptidase N, whose amino-acid sequence MTKANSTRLSEYKPYLFKIPSIEIWLDIQETFVRVLSCLDVEPSTLDETPLVLKGVGLELESISINNEELPSDRYEMGVEQLIIKHRSIAPFQLKIVSKIDPFSNTTLEGMYLSGNIITTQCEAEGFRRIIFHPDRPDVLSKYKVCIEADRNRFPVLLSNGNQVAPMKILEGGQRHQAIWVDPFPKPSYLFAVVAGDLEKVEDAYFTASGRRVALNIYVEYGDALFTRHALDSLKRAMSWDEKVFGLEYDLDEYNIVAVRHFNMGAMENKSLNIFNSKLILADGEIATDEELEKIEAVIAHEYFHNWTGNRVTCRDWFQLSLKEGLTVFRDQFFTSDLHSEAVKRLQDVSLLRNIQFREDSGPTSHPVKPNSYQSIDNFYTTTIYEKGAELIRMMYILLGHDGFMKGMKIYFERFDGMAVTTEDFVRSMKDSASNQEIDFEKFNHWYYQPGTPKVRVESELDSTSHRLKITFHQDLDFPPSSNVREPLLIPVVYALIGNDGRIGEERTFILESCEDELFVDNIPSDSSIPRVSLFRGFSAPVKWETNMTTSDYFHLLKFDDDPFSRWNAGQKLKSMAILSRANSEINQSLEWELFEAFNSLICSFNEKDFLLLSTLLALPGLAELEGDQDQVDPLKIFYARNSFKMLLAKHLHAELKNLIEKSYPNLFDPWPNGNGQRKITALAWNWLASIGDPDVLSDALTAVNGPSMTLSKAALSALQQVESYERELAFQAFYDRWNKMPVILDTWFSFEASTPWKEGLQRVNQLLLHPRFDPTAPNSVRAVLGGLAANPVLFHALDGSGYIFMAEEIAKIDAINPITASRITKIFSRWRNYTSSQQKGMLSAIERLSQNNLSANTNEVLELIRA is encoded by the coding sequence AACTTGAAAGTATAAGTATAAATAACGAAGAATTGCCTAGTGATAGATATGAGATGGGTGTTGAGCAACTAATCATTAAACATCGTAGTATTGCTCCTTTCCAACTAAAGATTGTCTCGAAGATTGATCCTTTTTCTAATACTACATTGGAGGGCATGTATCTAAGTGGGAATATTATTACCACACAATGTGAGGCTGAGGGATTTAGACGAATTATCTTTCATCCAGACCGTCCTGATGTTCTTAGTAAATATAAAGTTTGTATAGAGGCTGATCGAAATAGATTCCCTGTTTTGTTATCTAATGGGAATCAGGTAGCTCCTATGAAGATATTGGAAGGTGGGCAACGTCATCAGGCTATTTGGGTTGACCCCTTCCCAAAACCATCCTATCTATTTGCTGTAGTAGCAGGAGATTTGGAAAAAGTAGAAGATGCTTATTTTACAGCTTCAGGTAGGAGGGTAGCTCTTAATATATATGTTGAATATGGAGATGCTTTATTTACTAGGCATGCACTTGACTCTTTAAAGAGGGCAATGAGTTGGGACGAAAAAGTTTTTGGATTAGAATATGACTTAGACGAATATAATATTGTTGCTGTTAGGCATTTTAATATGGGTGCGATGGAGAATAAGAGCCTAAATATTTTCAATTCAAAGTTAATCTTAGCAGATGGAGAAATTGCTACCGACGAAGAACTCGAAAAGATAGAGGCTGTTATTGCCCATGAATATTTTCATAATTGGACTGGTAATCGAGTTACTTGTAGAGATTGGTTTCAGCTTTCTTTAAAAGAAGGATTAACTGTTTTTAGAGATCAATTCTTTACATCTGATCTCCATTCAGAGGCTGTTAAGAGACTGCAAGATGTATCTTTGCTCAGAAACATTCAGTTTAGAGAAGATTCCGGCCCAACCTCTCACCCTGTAAAGCCTAATAGTTACCAATCAATAGATAATTTTTATACAACAACGATTTATGAAAAAGGTGCTGAGTTGATTCGGATGATGTATATCTTGCTCGGCCATGATGGCTTTATGAAAGGAATGAAGATTTATTTTGAGAGATTTGATGGAATGGCAGTTACAACTGAGGATTTCGTAAGGTCTATGAAAGATTCAGCTTCTAATCAAGAAATAGATTTTGAAAAGTTTAATCATTGGTATTATCAACCAGGAACACCAAAAGTAAGAGTAGAAAGTGAATTGGATTCAACCTCTCATAGATTAAAAATAACTTTTCATCAAGATTTGGATTTTCCGCCTTCCTCAAATGTTAGAGAACCCCTATTAATCCCAGTTGTTTATGCATTAATAGGTAATGATGGAAGAATTGGTGAAGAAAGGACTTTTATTCTAGAAAGTTGTGAAGACGAGTTATTTGTTGACAATATACCTTCTGATTCTTCGATTCCTAGGGTATCTCTTTTCAGAGGATTTTCGGCGCCGGTAAAGTGGGAAACAAATATGACAACATCAGATTATTTTCATCTTTTAAAGTTTGATGATGACCCTTTCTCAAGGTGGAATGCAGGCCAAAAGTTAAAGTCTATGGCTATCCTATCTAGAGCTAATTCTGAGATAAATCAATCCCTTGAATGGGAGCTTTTTGAAGCCTTTAATTCGTTGATCTGCTCCTTTAATGAAAAGGACTTTTTACTCTTGTCAACTCTGTTAGCATTGCCTGGTTTGGCCGAGCTAGAGGGAGATCAGGATCAAGTGGATCCTTTAAAAATATTTTATGCAAGAAATTCATTCAAAATGTTATTAGCTAAGCATCTTCATGCAGAACTAAAGAATCTAATAGAAAAGAGCTATCCTAATCTTTTTGATCCATGGCCTAATGGAAATGGACAGAGAAAAATTACTGCTTTGGCTTGGAATTGGTTGGCAAGCATTGGAGACCCAGATGTTCTTAGTGATGCCTTAACAGCTGTAAATGGACCTTCGATGACTTTATCAAAAGCTGCACTTAGTGCACTACAACAGGTAGAGAGCTATGAAAGGGAATTAGCTTTTCAAGCTTTTTACGATAGATGGAACAAAATGCCAGTAATTTTGGACACATGGTTTTCCTTTGAAGCTTCAACTCCTTGGAAAGAGGGTTTGCAGAGAGTAAATCAATTACTTTTACACCCTAGGTTTGACCCTACTGCACCAAATTCGGTACGAGCTGTACTTGGTGGGTTGGCTGCTAATCCAGTTTTGTTTCATGCTTTAGATGGAAGTGGGTATATATTTATGGCAGAAGAAATTGCAAAAATAGACGCTATAAACCCTATTACAGCATCTCGAATTACAAAAATATTTAGTCGTTGGAGAAATTATACTTCTTCTCAGCAAAAGGGTATGTTGAGTGCTATTGAAAGACTCTCGCAAAATAATTTGTCGGCTAATACAAATGAAGTTTTGGAACTAATTAGAGCTTGA